In Candidatus Scalindua japonica, the following are encoded in one genomic region:
- a CDS encoding transposase codes for MCLLIMARPLRIEYPGAFYHITTRGVGRQNIFFKDYDRKVFLEKLGDLHEKWGIIFHGYCRMTNHYHLELETPGGELSRPLQWLNHVYAGCVNKEYKRTGHLFQGRFKSVLVEADEHLHVLSRYIHMNPVRAGIVRRPEEYRWSSYRDYLGIRQCPKWLDVKQTLEMFGVSEKEQRKEYRRFVIMGDEGNPLKEMSFGAILGTAQFVKRMREKLRNRKSEKSDAEISGMIYARPGPGINEICKVVCEAYDVSKEEMCVKGRKGNEGRDLAIYLSRKYARSTCDEIGEHFGGIRPSAVSLGSRRVKDRLKTDKTFKKLVRQLESDVIDFNN; via the coding sequence ATGTGTCTGTTAATTATGGCAAGGCCCTTACGCATAGAATATCCCGGTGCTTTTTATCATATTACTACCAGAGGTGTTGGGAGACAGAATATATTTTTTAAGGATTACGATAGAAAGGTGTTTTTAGAAAAGCTGGGAGACCTGCATGAGAAGTGGGGAATAATATTCCATGGATATTGTCGGATGACAAATCACTATCATCTGGAGTTGGAAACTCCAGGTGGTGAATTGAGTAGGCCCTTGCAATGGTTGAATCATGTTTATGCCGGTTGTGTAAATAAGGAGTATAAGAGAACGGGACATCTGTTTCAGGGAAGGTTTAAGAGTGTGCTCGTAGAAGCAGATGAACATTTGCATGTTTTATCACGTTACATACACATGAATCCTGTACGTGCGGGTATTGTGAGGAGGCCCGAGGAGTATAGATGGTCTAGTTATCGGGATTATCTTGGAATACGACAATGTCCGAAGTGGCTTGATGTGAAACAAACACTTGAAATGTTTGGTGTGTCTGAGAAGGAGCAGAGAAAGGAATACCGGCGCTTTGTAATAATGGGAGACGAGGGAAATCCTTTAAAAGAAATGAGTTTTGGGGCAATATTAGGAACAGCACAGTTTGTAAAACGAATGAGGGAGAAATTGAGAAACAGAAAGTCTGAGAAGAGTGATGCTGAGATTTCAGGTATGATTTATGCGCGGCCAGGTCCAGGAATTAATGAAATTTGCAAAGTTGTATGCGAAGCGTATGATGTTTCAAAGGAGGAGATGTGCGTAAAGGGACGTAAAGGAAATGAAGGCCGGGATTTGGCGATATATTTGTCGAGAAAGTATGCTAGAAGCACGTGTGATGAAATAGGTGAGCACTTTGGAGGTATCAGGCCTTCGGCAGTGAGTTTGGGAAGTAGAAGGGTTAAGGATCGGTTAAAAACAGACAAAACCTTTAAGAAACTGGTCAGGCAATTAGAATCTGATGTGATAGATTTTAACAATTAA
- a CDS encoding RHS repeat domain-containing protein, which translates to MIIPRGQTTYTYDETTGSISSIKAPDGDVLAFTYDGFLSLDSTWSGNINGKVSRVYDNNFRITSRSVNDAHTINFIYDNDGLITSAGNLSIAHEALNGLITNTGIDNITATRDYNIFGEPSGYTAAFEGIDFYSASYTRDKLGRITQKVETVEGVTHIYDYVYGLTDRLKEVKKDGAVVSLYQYDANGNRLSATRPGLEINGTYDNQDRLISYGDYTYTFTDNGELTSRIDTTTNSTTTYQYDVLGNLMAVTLPDAAVIEYVIDGVGCRTGKKVDGALVQGFLYKDRLNPIAELDNAGNVVSRFVYGSRYNVPDYMIKGGNTYRIISDHLGSPRIITDTKTGQIVQLIEYNEFGIILSDTNPGFQPFGFAGGIYDQDTELVRFGARDYDPEIGRWTAKDPILFAGGDTNLYGYVQNNPVNFVDPNGLLVLYFGGGVAAGVGYKVNPGDQDSITFFSGTVTEFYGSNRSGGISNGNFFTVGTGRIVGAAAGGGALAGINFGDVEDLSECGSSAGLLVGPFSFELTLDGGGHSITGFSFGFLNKGIGLGLFGQETRTWTISN; encoded by the coding sequence ATGATAATCCCCAGAGGTCAGACAACATATACATATGATGAAACAACAGGCAGCATAAGCTCAATCAAGGCCCCGGATGGCGATGTCCTTGCATTTACTTACGACGGCTTCCTTTCCCTTGATTCAACATGGTCGGGTAATATAAATGGTAAAGTAAGCCGTGTATACGACAACAACTTCCGCATAACCTCAAGGAGTGTCAATGATGCACATACGATTAATTTTATATACGACAATGACGGTCTTATTACCAGCGCGGGTAATCTCTCCATTGCACATGAAGCACTTAATGGTCTTATTACAAACACTGGTATAGACAATATAACCGCGACCAGAGATTACAACATCTTTGGAGAGCCTTCCGGCTATACCGCCGCCTTTGAAGGCATCGATTTCTACTCGGCATCCTATACCAGAGATAAACTTGGAAGGATAACGCAAAAAGTTGAGACAGTAGAGGGAGTGACGCACATCTATGATTACGTATACGGGCTTACAGACCGTCTGAAGGAGGTTAAGAAAGATGGTGCAGTAGTATCGCTCTACCAGTATGATGCCAATGGAAATAGGCTTAGTGCGACAAGACCGGGTTTGGAAATTAATGGCACCTATGACAATCAGGACCGCCTTATAAGCTATGGAGACTATACATACACATTTACAGACAATGGAGAGTTAACATCAAGGATAGATACAACCACAAATTCAACTACTACCTATCAGTATGATGTTCTCGGCAACCTTATGGCGGTAACACTGCCGGATGCAGCCGTGATAGAGTATGTTATTGACGGAGTGGGTTGCAGGACAGGGAAGAAGGTTGATGGAGCATTGGTACAGGGGTTTCTATACAAAGACCGGCTCAATCCAATAGCGGAATTGGATAATGCGGGGAACGTAGTTTCCAGGTTTGTATACGGCAGCAGATATAATGTGCCGGACTACATGATAAAAGGAGGCAATACATACCGAATAATCTCAGACCATCTCGGCAGCCCGAGGATAATAACTGATACGAAAACCGGTCAAATTGTACAATTGATTGAATACAATGAATTTGGTATCATCCTGTCAGATACAAACCCCGGTTTCCAGCCATTCGGTTTTGCCGGTGGGATCTATGATCAGGACACCGAGCTTGTCAGATTTGGTGCAAGAGACTACGACCCGGAAATAGGAAGATGGACAGCCAAAGACCCGATACTCTTTGCGGGTGGTGATACGAATCTGTATGGGTACGTACAAAATAATCCGGTTAATTTTGTTGATCCTAATGGGTTATTAGTGCTGTATTTCGGTGGAGGTGTAGCTGCAGGAGTTGGCTATAAAGTAAACCCTGGAGATCAAGATTCGATTACATTTTTTTCAGGAACTGTAACAGAATTTTACGGTTCAAATAGAAGTGGAGGGATTAGCAATGGTAATTTTTTTACTGTAGGGACGGGTAGAATAGTTGGGGCTGCAGCTGGCGGAGGTGCTTTGGCTGGAATAAATTTTGGTGATGTAGAAGATCTATCTGAATGTGGTTCTTCAGCAGGATTATTGGTTGGTCCTTTTTCCTTCGAATTGACTCTTGATGGAGGTGGTCATTCTATCACTGGCTTCTCCTTTGGGTTTTTGAACAAAGGAATAGGACTTGGACTTTTTGGACAAGAGACACGTACATGGACAATTTCAAATTAA